The genomic region GTAGAAACGATCTTgggtaatatttaaaaatgccGTTAGCATAGACATATTTCCTCGCTTTTTGCATAAGGATGAAATTCAATATCATTGTCCAGAAAAATACCCTATCAGGTTACTTTATGAGAATCCCAGCTATTTTAGCTCATGCAACTCATAGAATTAGAATGACTAAAGTAACTTCTCTAATGAGAATGCACCAGAAACAATAAAGTATTGATTGAACAGATCATGTTAGTTGGTTCAGACAACCACTTCAAACCCTTCCCAAAATAAGGAAGGAGAGTTGAGTCAGGTGAGGACTCGGTAATAAACGGTTTTGGATACAGTTTCTTAAAACATTGTAAACGGGTGCTTTCTGCAGAAAACATGCTGCAATCACCGCGATCAGCCTCGGCTCCATCAAGCCAAGCTAGCCCGTACATGCCCGTCAAGAAAGTGTTAAGATCAAGATCGCTCAATACAATAAAGGAGTCTTCTTCTACATTAGGAGTGTATAAgattttgtcttttgtttgttcagATAGTCGTCATGTACGAACATGGGAAAAGTAGCCAACtaatcaaaacatttgaaataggACTTCAATCATTAAAACACgtctatttgttttttggtacTTACATAAAGTTCATCTTTTATTTGTTAACACTAAAATAGCAATTCATTATCATGCCTGATAAAAGTTCGAAATTAAACATAAGTTCCTGCCTGAAGTAACAGGCAAAGGAAacttaaaaatgtaaatgttacATCTGAACATTAATCTTCATATTataaaagaaggaagaaattgTGAAGCTGGTCGCACTTACTTCATTTCTAATTAGTTCTAATGAACTTGAATGACTCCTGACTGCTCATAATCGGTTCCGGAAAGATTGTTTGTACACTTCAACAAAGTACGAATCATCGATTATATCTAAACTGAACTTGAAATTGTAGACTGCGCTGGTTTAGGAGTTATTGGTTGATTCATGTAATGCAATAGTTACCACTGTACTCTATCAAATAAATCATATGATTGATAGTATCTGTTCGCACTCGGCAAAAAGTATAATCACCCAAAAATGATTAATTCTCGCTCTACTCAGcgactttcttcttctttttcttctcctttttcgATTCATCCGCTGCTCCTGCTTCGCCCTCTTCCGCTGGTACCGACTGATCCATCGTCTCAGCGCCAGCTTCGTAGTCCTTCTtgtccttcttctttttcttctttttttgctcTTCTCCATTACCGGCTTCCACGGCTGCAGAAGTGTCCATCGTTGTCTCGCCAACACTTAGCTTCCGCttaccaccaccaacatccTCGGAGGCAGCTCCATTTCCGTTGGCCGCACCACGGTTGAAGTCCGTGTAGCTAGTTAACCAATCTTTCGGGGTGTTTTCGTTCGGCTTACCATATTTGTCGAGCTTGCCGGCAGCAATCAACTGCTTCTTCATCGAAGCCTTTGGCCCAAGACCCCACTTGCGTGGGTAAGTGTCGCGCTCCATGATGACGCGCTTGATTTTGGCTACGACTCCATGATCGCAACCAGCCATCGTGGCCGTGGTCATGAGAGCGATCGCCAGTGCAATAGCTTCACCCTTGGTGGTTACGATCACGATCTCTTGATCGAGCTCGATACCATCCTCATAGCGTAGCACGCCGGGCAGTAAAATCTTTGCCCCATAGCACACGGCATTCACCGAACTGTCCTTCATCATGATGCGCTTGTGGCCAACGAGCAGCCCCTCCAAGGGTTTAACCACACGGCgtagcatcgtctcatccttATGGTTTTCGTACAGATACTGCGCGTCAAGGACGTCATGCATCGTGACCATACCATCCTTCTCCGACTGTATGCCGGAGCGGACGCGGCGAAGCTCTAACATCTGCCCGCCCACACCAAGCACCAATCCGAGATGGACGCACATCGTACGGATGTAGGAGCCAGCTTCGCAGCTCACCCAAAACACTCCCATGTTGCGCTTGTCGTCGTAATCCAGCAGTTTCGAGTCGTATACGGTTCGCACACGAAGCTGACGCTTGACAGCCGAAATCAGCGGCGGCCGCTGGAACAAGGCGCCGCGGAGCTTCTCCAAACCCTGGGTGACCTTCGCCACCTTCTCCACACCCGAGTGAAGCTTGAAAACCGCCACATACTCCTTGCCAGCGCTTTGCTGACTCTTTACCAGTCGAGTGGCACGATCGATGCATACGATCAGGCATCCCGTTACCTTGGGATCGAGGGTGCCAGAGTGGCCCGTTTTGTCCACCTTCAGAATCTTCTTAATCCACGCTACAACCTCGTGCGAGCTAGGATTCGATGGTTTATCAAGATTGATGAAGCCGCCCGTAACATAATCCTTAATCTTCCGGTTTAACGGGGATGCTCCGAACGGAAGAGGAGTGTAGTGATTGGTCCGCACGTTCAACCGATCAAAGTTCTTCAGCAACAAAGGCCATTTGGAAGTGTCCAGGCGGGCGATCGCTTCCGAAGGTTTGAGCTGAAAATCGCCAGTACGCTGCAGTTCGCCCAAATTTGCAATCTCTTCCGCTCCCGGTTCCTGCTtgaccttcttcttctttttatcCTTCTTAATAGGCGATACAGGAAAGTCTGGAATATAACACGAATGTTACAATTGATTCGACACCATTAAAAGTTGAAACCACACAATTCCGCCAACATTAGTATTTTTCCACACACTTACCGACTTCCATGATGAGTAGAAACTACAAGTTAAAATGCAATATACGATAAAATTCGGAAATATCCGTAAAATGAATGCAGAGCGCAGCAAGTGCTTGTATCCTCGACGACCACGCGTTTCACTTCGACCACACGAGATCCCGGGTAAGTTGACAATCAACTCGACTACTTTTGGAGGTtagaaaatgaaagaacagAACCATGCTTACCAAGTAGCTATTCGCTAGAGCGAGATGGTAAGAGGTAGCACATGGCGCTCGAAGGAACTTTGTTTTTGTGAGCCGCACAAAACCGTTTCAGACCGGTTGATATGACAGCTGTCGAAAAAGGCTTGGTAACCGGTTTGACATCAGAGTAGTCCACGAACCGGTTCTACTTAAAAAGAACTACCCAGCGTTCCAACTAGTTCTTGTTTAAGGAACGATTGAACAAAACCATTtgttaaacaacaaaaagttagcttacttaatttttttcaatgtaATTAATTATAACGCAGGCTTCATTGATATGTTCAATTCGCTACGAAGTGTAGAATAGCAGCTATTTTTGATTGTAGATGTGACGTTTAAATGACATTCCCATCGCTACAATTGTGCCATCGATGACTTGTTCATGTCAAccagcaaaaagaaaagtttgcgAATTGCTAGCAGCGCTTTTTGGACAACGAACAGCAAGGAAACTCATCTAACCCACCTGCTGAGCAAACAAAGTTTCGCAGGGCGATTTCTTAAAGGAAATTGTCCCAATAGTGCTGATCGTTTTCTGCCTACTTGTGGGTGGGCGTTTGTTGGTAAATAGTTGGCATTCATCACCGGAGGTACGTAGGCAATGGCTTGATAACAAAACCGCTACCAGGATAAGTGTTCCGCCCCTCGAGTGTATAGTGGAAATGCATTCGGTGTTAGCCAAATACGCAGTGTAATTGATGAGTAATTAATTAAACCATTGCCCCATTGATTATGCCTAGCAAATGAAATTGAGTTTATCTTTCCATGTATGTTAATAACGAAAAGTTTCTCTGAAGATCGACTAGTTCGCGGTGGCATCGCTCAACAAGAAGTCTTGTGTTCCTACATTGCGCTACATTTATTGTGTAAACGGCAAAAGTATTACGTACGTTGATGTGACGTGAACACAAATTCGTCAAACCTAAATAAGCAATGAGTGAGCAATGTTAGGATTCGCTGCACTTGTTAGTTAGTTTCTGTAACGATTTCCGATAACAATCGTTAGCTTTCGCATGTGTATCTAACTTGCTTGTAATACTGTCGTGCACTGCTACCCTAAGCCAAGGAATGCctgaagtaaaaacaaaagttatAAAATCACGACTTATCAAACATTCATCTTAGTAAATTAACACCACGCGTGCGAAttaattcgttttttttttcaatcgaacTGAAGAACCATAGCGGACATTGTGCAGTGACACGCAGACGCCCGCATTGCCATGGGGGATATGGCGAATTTGGGGAATAGcgcaaaatgaaaaatgaattattaattAACTTTTACCTTCATCAAACCCAATGCCCCTTAGCCTTTAAAAGTGGtcgtttttaattgaatcaatCGCCTCGATGCGCTTTCTCCGAACAGTACAGTAATGATTTATCTAATGacattctttttgtttcattctttaCTATCAACGGTGGCCCGTTGGTTGACCGCAACGGCAGACTCGAGCGGAGCGAACTCATACGCAACGATAAGAAACGGAAGATAAGAACGGGAAAGGCCGGACGTCACTGAACTGAAAGCGAACGGCTAAAGCTTCTTGTGGCCTAGTGACAATAAGCGTTAGAAAAACGTTGGGAAGGAGAAGTACCGGGCAGAAGTAAAATGAGCAGGAAAAATGAGACGGAGCGGCAGAAGCAGATACAGGAAAAGTGTCAGATGCTGCTGACCAAGATGCTGCGGGACGATGACAACAAGTACTGCGTCGACTGTGATGCCAAAGGGCCCCGCTGGGCTTCCTGGAATTTGGGCGTTTTCCTGTGCATCCGGTGCGCCGGCATCCACCGTAATCTGGGCGTACACATCAGTCGGGTGAAGTCGGTTAATTTGGACAGCTGGACTCCGGAGCAGGTGGTAAGTGATCGATTAGTGGAATGGTTTGTACTCAAAAGTTTGTCAATCGGCCGTACCAaacggaagggaaaagaaCCGTAAAAAGTGAGCGAGAGAGCCGATTTTGGGTATAAACACGTGACATCATCGTCAATGTCGAAGGATAACGAAGGAAACCCttaaaaaaatagagaaataGGTGCCCATGCGCCGTACCTATACTGTCGTGATACGAAGCCGGCATAGTTTAATTAATTACGTTACCCCCCCTACGAGAAAGGTGGGGGTAGTTTGGAAACATACTAattttctaatgttttttttttcgcgttaAGTAAGAACATTAATTTTTCCAAATCTCGTtttgatcgatcgatttttgttgaaaatggtTGCTACATATTGTATCATGGAATTGTGAAACCAAATACCATTAAACCATAGTCATAAAATTACATGCAAACTCAACCAAgtcggattttttttgttaaaacgaCCCATATGTTATTGGACGCTGTTTTTTAATGCCTAACTATCTATTTGTTTAACCTTGCTCCATTTGTAGGTCTCACTAGAACAGATGGGTAATTCGAGAGCTCGCGCTGTATACGAGGCTATGATACCGGACGGGTTTCGTCGACCGCAGACTGACTCCGCACTCGAGAGCTTCATCCGGGCGAAGTATGAGCACAAAAAGTATCTCGCGCGCGAATGGGTTCCTCCGCCACCGCCCAAAGTGGACTGGGATCGAGAGATCGACGAGGAGATCGAAAGGCAGAagcgtaaaaagaagtccagTTCATCGGCTGGTAGCGTATCGGGTGGCGTGGGATTATCACTGTCATCTCCCCTCGGCGCCGTTGCCGAGAAGAAGAACACCGCCTCGAGTTCGCATTCGTCGGGCGGTACGGGCTCGTCGATGGCATCGGCTGGTGCGGCCTCGGTGCCAAAGTTGAAGGCACCGGCCAGTAGCACGAAGCAGTCGAGCCGGAATTCCGGCATAAGTATTCCCGCCTCGGATGGAACTTCGTCTCACACACCAAACCTCCCGAGTAACGGTGGTGCAGGGACAACAGTAGGGTCGAACGCAAGTGCCGGAGCTGATTTGCTGGGACTTTCGCTTGGCGAGGGTAGCACCAGCAGTAGCAGTGGTAAAATGCCAAACGGTCCACAAGCAACAAGTGCTTCAACCGTGGAACAGAACAACGGGCTGGACTTGCTGGAGCGAAAAAACACGGAAACGGACGATCTTGCCAAGGCAGAAGCGgactttttcaatcaatcgGGTTCCGGCGGAGGCGCGGATATGAGTGGAAAGTTGACAAAAGATAAAATTATGGCACTATATGGTTCGGGCCCAGCTACAGTTGGACCAGCTATAGGCGGCGGTTTCGGCGCAGCAGGTGGAGGATTCGGTGGGTTTCAACAAGCTGGCAGCACATTCCCTGCGGCTACAAATGTTCCGGCATCGGCCAATTCATTCGGTGCATTCCAGACGTTCCCCGGAATGAATGGAGCTTCGACCGGTGCTGCTGGCCAAGTGCCGGTCGCATTCCCGCTGATGGCAGGAGGCGCCGTTTCAGGTGTGCCTCCGGGGCATACGATGATGTACAGCAATGCTCCCATGTTCAATCCTCAATCGCAACCTCCGCAACCTCTCGGGATGGTGCCACCACAGTATGCCGGAATGCCACCCCAGTACGTGACAAATCCTCTCCTGCAGCAACAAAACcctcagcaacagcaacaaccgcCGCTAGGGATGGGTTTCCCGCCCATGGCTAGTATGCAACAGCCGGCGATGCTTGGCGGAGTAACTGGTGTACCGGCTGCCTTTGCCAACTTTTCCAAACCCgtcccgcagcagcagcaaccagcAGCGACCAGTGACAAACTAAGCAATCAATTCGGTAACATGAATTTGCGCGACGTGTGGCAATAGAGTGAGCGGGGCAGTGTGTCTCTATGTGTCATCGGAAACATCGGAAATCGGCCAAAGCGTATCCCGAATCAGGGGCTGGATTTTGGCCGATTGACTTAAAACCAGCCGGCCAGCAGTTTAATGACGAAATTCTCCATATATTGTAGCATATGGCAAACAAACTATTAAGCGCGGATATCAGATATAGGGCAATTACTTATTTAGcaaaagaaatcgaagcaACGATACATAATATTCACTCGTCGCGTCTCTACTTCGGTGTCCACTGGTGTCCAGAGAAAGGAGGGATGGTATCAACCTTATTCTTTTTGAGTTTATTCAATCCGACTGGACAAAGTCTGAATCTGTTGTTCTATTGCAATGGTTGCAAACTATAAAGAAACGGTGCAATGGAAGAAACTAACGAGAGAACAGGTAGGTGGTaaacaaaacaggaaaacgtataagaaaaacaaaactatataGATTGTAAGTGCACATAAACATGTTAGAACGCGAACTATAAAAGCAGCCGACAGATGGAAACGACGTtcagtgttttttgttttaatcacTACAGTTAATACATAGGAACGTATTCTAAAGTATGTCTAGCGTGGACAAATCTGCGGCATTAAGTGCGTTTCTATTGATAGATAATTTAATGGTCAATGATAACTAATAATGTGCAAGGAGGGGGTTCGTACGTTAAAATGCAATTGTAATCGTCtacatctttaaagtaacgaATAGGAAAAGAATTAGCTCATGGCATCGGTACAGGAACGGAATCGGAAGGACGAGCAGGTTGAAGAATGAATTAGAAAgagaaaatttataaaactttGTATCTAttattatatatatttatattttaaaagcatgGAATGATACAGCATAAGAAACCTTTCGGGGTAACTAACGCCGAAGGGCCGATATGATGTTATGGGTGGTAGGAAAGGACAGCAAAGGATATTTGGAAAAGTATGCACATTAACAGGACTGTTCGATAGAACTTACTTTCCACGAAATGTTTGACTACAGATTGTAGAACGGCGGTagataaaagtgaaaaaaatatttgattgtACTCtagtgaaaaagcaaaagcaaaaatgaataaaaagtaTTTCCCCGCGGTAGCAATCGGGTAGGCGATAGCTATTGCggacaattatatttagttgtggaaataaatccatttattttgaaattatttatctGTCCAGCTTTGAAAAAAGATTTACGATTCATTGTCGAATGAAGAGAAATAATTAATACTCACACAACGTTTATCATTGCATTGTGCACACACTGATTTATTTCTGCCACGCCTTGTTGATGGACGTAGAGACTTGAGGATAGTTCATTTCAAAGCgtcaaatattgtttaaaacttattttaaaagCTACCCAGTCCGAGCGGCTTCCGTCCGGGCCACTGTTCCTTGgcgtattttttcttttttggttcgTCCGGCGCTTCTGGCACTTTCTCGCTTATTTTCACTGTAGAAATAGAAAATCGAGAAAAATTCTAAAGattgaagtaaaataaaacgagcGCAAAGACCAACGTACCACTTTTGCCGGCGCCAGAAGTTGATGAGCCCGGAACGGCAAAAACAGGTGCTAGTGTGTCTCGCACAGCTACCGGGGTTGGATTTACATCCGGCGCTGGGTTGGGCAACAATATTCCGAGCTTTGTCGTTAGACCACTTGGCGTCGTGTCCATGTCGAAGCTTCCGAAGTGCCGAGCATCTGTGGACGAGCCatgtccaccaccaccgccatccGCCGGATCGATACCGTGATAAAGACTCTGCGCTACAAGACTATTCGACTGTCCGTGCTGGCCGTGCGCTGTCATGTGGTGGAAGACGGCCGTTTTCAAACCACCGGACGGCGAGGTGACGATGCCCATACTGTTTTGTACTTCCATTTTGGCACGCTTTGGTACCGACACAGGAACGATGGTCGATTGAATAAGATTGCGGAAGCGTCCGATTGAAGGATCAATGTCCTCGGGATTTATGATTATTTCGTCCTCATTAAAAGCAACTCCTTTACGCttgttgcgtttgtttttcttgtagtTGCTGCCGCTGTTTCCGACAggtccaccaccgccacctgcACTAGCACCAGTGCTTGTATCGTCGGATATTCCTAACATTGAAATACGGCGGTTGTGTGCTGTGTTATATTCAGTAAGGTTCTAAAACGATAAAACAATGGCTAGTTATTGTACATGGTCGGAAAAAAATGGCTTTTACTTACATCCAGTTCGGTTTGACTTTCTGGAAGTCCCAGAAATGTACCGTCGCTGGTGTCCATCATAGGAATATCTTCCATAATGTTGGTTCGCGACCCGACAGTTGGCCGTTCACGAAGAATGTAGTGGCGTGTCGAGGCGCCGAAACTGAACTGGCTGTTGATCTGTAGCTGGGTTGGCTTGTTGGCCTCTAGTCGGACAGAGCCAATGAATGTTCCGTGTGCTACAATGTAATATGACGAAAACACTCAGAAACACTTCGGGTAGAAGTTGGATATCCCCAGCTTGCTGCCAACTACTTACTGCTGCCTAGATCAACTAAATAAGCAATATGAAGATGTTTGTGATATACAAATGCTGAATGGACGCGCGAACAGGAAGCATGGTCTATGCAGAAATCATTCATCTGGGGATTGCGTCCAAATAGATAGCAACGTTTTTCGTCGATCATCAGTTTTTGGATCAGTTTGTCCTCCTTCATTACATCGAGATGTAAGCCAGTAGGCGGTTTTCCGGCCCTAGGATGAAAAGCATTTTGTATGAAGTGCTGCAAGATGGGAAATAACAACACTGATGGGACAACACCCTTACCAGGATGGAATTTCATAGTGATTCGACATCGCAGAAGAGATGGTGAGGATTGCATTCGCCGTTTAGCATGTTATAATAACACAACGGAAAATTCTGGTGAATTTGATACTTTTTAACCTTTTGGGGCACCTCAAAGAAATTAGCTATGTTTTCAtcgcagaatcgggattcggaagatccgAAGACTCGATCCCTACACGGATTacaaggattcgaatcccaacttgacggattctaaagatttgaatcgATTCAAATTAGATTACCGTGTAAGGCTGGTGTCattgctttaccgcacgatgttttgtcggacgaaaatgtatgggatttgacagctgcagGCTTCGCACGATTTAATCgtacgataaaatcaaaatcatttgattttgtcgtgcgattttatctgtcaaacTGAACTTGGTTGTATAAACTTGAATTTGCGGCTTTTTTCTCGACCACACAacagaaaatagttgtttgtatACAACGAATAAGCAGCAACCATGGTGGACGTCCGCATTGatgaggaaaaattaattttattggtgCAAGAGCGCCGGCATCTGTGGGATAACAAAGATTCTAATTATAAGAATAAATACGTGACATCTAAAGCATGGAACGCGATTGGAGCTGAGCTGAAAGTGCATGGTATGTATTATTCGATCATCACTAATACCGTGATCCCAACAACGAGGCTACTCCGTACCGTCGATCTAGCCGGACACAGTTGTTTTATATGTTAAACCAGGACgattcagtttattttttgtattgaaGCATTAGttatttcatattgttataAGTTATTATGTTCAATGCGTTTAAGAAAGCATTTCAGTTGCAGATGCAGTATTTCAGGTCGCTTGGTGGCAGATAAAGGAGGTCGGTGTAGGGATGATGGGGCTGCAGCTGGACACAGTTTTTGATATATTAAACCAGGACGATTCAggttgattttttattaagGCATTAGTTGTTTCATATTGGTTAACTATGTTAAAAGCGTTTAAGAAAGCATTTCACATGGTGCGGTGGCAGATAAAGGTGGCCGGTGTTGGGATGATGGTTAGTTTTGGAGAGGGTTTCCAAACAATAACTTTGTTGTATATACATAGTTCATATGAATGCAGAAAGTGAAAATATAACATATGTAAAAAAAGGTATAAATGGTTGATGAATAATTTGATgcatttgaaagaaaatattaaaatttaagaaaCTGATAGAAAAACATCAATGGCAAAATATGGAAGATGGGATCTGTCAGGTATGTAAAGACTACTTGTATAAATGAATTCATTCTAAACCTACGGTaatatatttacaaaaattacAACTACACAATGAAATACTCTACTGCTATATCTACAAATTATAAACTATACATAATTCATTTATCAAATCTTGAATTCATTACATTACCTAACCATTGTATTATCTAACcagaaaaatagtttttaaaaaaatccctaATTTCTACGGCCTGACGCGAGGAATGGTTTGCCCTATTAGAGTTTGCGTTGCAGTTTGCTATTACTATTTCCGGATTTGGGATTGTATCTTTCAAATCAATACAAATATTGTGTAATAAGCAAACTGACTTCACTATTAAAGACACATGCTCCGGAGTTACTTGAAGCTCGGTTTTCAGGCATCGCCATTTGGCCACAAGCAAACCGAATGCGCATTCTACGCACCTTCTTGCCCTACTCAAAGAACTGTTGAATAGTATTTTAGATGCATCTTCACTCTCTGGATAGGGCCgaagaagaaatgttttcaatgggTATCCCTGGTCCCCCAGAAACACGT from Anopheles coustani chromosome 3, idAnoCousDA_361_x.2, whole genome shotgun sequence harbors:
- the LOC131271711 gene encoding H/ACA ribonucleoprotein complex subunit 4, with the translated sequence MEVDFPVSPIKKDKKKKKVKQEPGAEEIANLGELQRTGDFQLKPSEAIARLDTSKWPLLLKNFDRLNVRTNHYTPLPFGASPLNRKIKDYVTGGFINLDKPSNPSSHEVVAWIKKILKVDKTGHSGTLDPKVTGCLIVCIDRATRLVKSQQSAGKEYVAVFKLHSGVEKVAKVTQGLEKLRGALFQRPPLISAVKRQLRVRTVYDSKLLDYDDKRNMGVFWVSCEAGSYIRTMCVHLGLVLGVGGQMLELRRVRSGIQSEKDGMVTMHDVLDAQYLYENHKDETMLRRVVKPLEGLLVGHKRIMMKDSSVNAVCYGAKILLPGVLRYEDGIELDQEIVIVTTKGEAIALAIALMTTATMAGCDHGVVAKIKRVIMERDTYPRKWGLGPKASMKKQLIAAGKLDKYGKPNENTPKDWLTSYTDFNRGAANGNGAASEDVGGGKRKLSVGETTMDTSAAVEAGNGEEQKKKKKKKDKKDYEAGAETMDQSVPAEEGEAGAADESKKEKKKKKKVAE
- the LOC131271710 gene encoding stromal membrane-associated protein 1 → MSRKNETERQKQIQEKCQMLLTKMLRDDDNKYCVDCDAKGPRWASWNLGVFLCIRCAGIHRNLGVHISRVKSVNLDSWTPEQVVSLEQMGNSRARAVYEAMIPDGFRRPQTDSALESFIRAKYEHKKYLAREWVPPPPPKVDWDREIDEEIERQKRKKKSSSSAGSVSGGVGLSLSSPLGAVAEKKNTASSSHSSGGTGSSMASAGAASVPKLKAPASSTKQSSRNSGISIPASDGTSSHTPNLPSNGGAGTTVGSNASAGADLLGLSLGEGSTSSSSGKMPNGPQATSASTVEQNNGLDLLERKNTETDDLAKAEADFFNQSGSGGGADMSGKLTKDKIMALYGSGPATVGPAIGGGFGAAGGGFGGFQQAGSTFPAATNVPASANSFGAFQTFPGMNGASTGAAGQVPVAFPLMAGGAVSGVPPGHTMMYSNAPMFNPQSQPPQPLGMVPPQYAGMPPQYVTNPLLQQQNPQQQQQPPLGMGFPPMASMQQPAMLGGVTGVPAAFANFSKPVPQQQQPAATSDKLSNQFGNMNLRDVWQ
- the LOC131271714 gene encoding nuclear inhibitor of protein phosphatase 1, giving the protein MSNHYEIPSWAGKPPTGLHLDVMKEDKLIQKLMIDEKRCYLFGRNPQMNDFCIDHASCSRVHSAFVYHKHLHIAYLVDLGSTHGTFIGSVRLEANKPTQLQINSQFSFGASTRHYILRERPTVGSRTNIMEDIPMMDTSDGTFLGLPESQTELDNLTEYNTAHNRRISMLGISDDTSTGASAGGGGGPVGNSGSNYKKNKRNKRKGVAFNEDEIIINPEDIDPSIGRFRNLIQSTIVPVSVPKRAKMEVQNSMGIVTSPSGGLKTAVFHHMTAHGQHGQSNSLVAQSLYHGIDPADGGGGGHGSSTDARHFGSFDMDTTPSGLTTKLGILLPNPAPDVNPTPVAVRDTLAPVFAVPGSSTSGAGKSVKISEKVPEAPDEPKKKKYAKEQWPGRKPLGLGSF